From a region of the Actinomycetota bacterium genome:
- a CDS encoding LuxR C-terminal-related transcriptional regulator: MVEPTTPRPPGVRLAEHDGLLATKLHIPRPRPELLSRARLIERLTEGTARELVLVCTPAGFGKTTLLADWARGTPRPVAWVSLDEGDNDPTRFWRHVAAALDQVRPGLGERAGALLRDAGRASFEAVPAALVNELAGGPDEVVLILDDYHLVDAPPVHQSLAFLLEHLPTQAHLVVASRADPPLPLARLRASGQLAELRAADLRFTPDDAAALLRTAVGSGLPEAAVAALADRTEGWVAGLQLAALSLQGRADVTAFVEGFSGSHRYVLDYLAEEVLDRQPQRLRQFLLATSVLERLSGPLCDAITGRSDSQGLLEQAERASLFLVPLDEVRGWWRYHQLFADLLRGRLSREQPERVLELHRAAAAWSEAHGLVDDAIRHALTAGDATWAARLVERHFDALLQRAEGATVDRWVEALPAELVRSRPRLLLAQAVWALLVGRIHDAEPLLDQAEAALAAGGDEPYEPSVGRAASLVANLPASIAIARADLARRRGDAERVDAFAQGALTHLTKKDRALRWAVDRYLAVAAWQRGELAQAERLLIDLVGEHWAPGEGFLAVRPRYDLGQVQRARGRLGAALRTYRQVLAAGGGTGRPLSAAGMAHVGMAGVLFERSELDGALDHASQGVELCRQLAYTQPLLAGLATLAWIRHARGDRAGALAAIAEAEQIEPSPEVVDLLNPVPALRARLALAHGEVTDAAHWVQARGLDVEDQPSYPREHEYLVLARVLVAQGDPERALGLLERLRAEAAAQGRTGSVIEVRTLQALALDASGDQAGALDVLAEAVALGAPEGYLRVFIDEGPPMAALFRELLARRRRARPATVAAPRDHLARLVEAFEQADLPIRPPASHGRVVAPGMVEPLTARELEVLRLLAAGKSNQAIARQLVVTLDTVKSHVGHILAKLGAANRTEAVARARDLGLLG; this comes from the coding sequence ATGGTGGAGCCCACCACGCCGCGACCGCCCGGAGTCAGACTTGCCGAGCACGACGGCCTGCTGGCCACCAAGCTGCACATCCCCAGGCCGCGTCCCGAACTCCTGTCCCGCGCCCGCCTGATCGAGCGCCTGACCGAGGGGACAGCCCGCGAGCTGGTCCTGGTGTGCACGCCGGCCGGGTTCGGCAAGACGACCCTGCTGGCCGACTGGGCCCGAGGCACCCCGCGGCCGGTGGCCTGGGTGTCGCTGGACGAGGGCGACAACGACCCGACCCGGTTCTGGCGGCATGTCGCGGCCGCGCTGGACCAGGTGCGACCCGGGCTCGGCGAGCGGGCCGGCGCGCTGCTGCGCGATGCCGGTCGGGCCTCGTTCGAGGCGGTGCCGGCCGCGCTCGTCAACGAGCTGGCCGGCGGACCGGACGAGGTCGTGCTGATACTGGACGACTACCACCTCGTCGATGCGCCACCGGTCCACCAGTCCTTGGCGTTCCTGCTGGAGCACCTGCCGACGCAGGCGCACCTGGTCGTGGCCAGCCGCGCCGATCCGCCGCTGCCGCTGGCCCGGCTACGGGCCAGCGGCCAGCTGGCCGAGCTGCGCGCCGCCGACCTGCGCTTCACCCCGGATGATGCGGCCGCGTTGCTGCGTACCGCGGTCGGGTCCGGCCTGCCCGAGGCGGCCGTGGCGGCGCTGGCCGACCGGACCGAAGGCTGGGTGGCCGGGCTCCAGCTGGCCGCGCTGTCGCTGCAGGGCCGTGCCGACGTCACCGCCTTCGTGGAGGGGTTCTCGGGCAGCCACCGGTACGTTCTCGACTACCTGGCCGAGGAGGTGCTCGACCGCCAACCGCAGCGGCTACGCCAGTTCCTGCTGGCGACCTCCGTGCTGGAGCGCCTCTCGGGGCCGCTGTGCGACGCGATCACCGGCCGCAGCGACAGTCAGGGGCTGCTGGAGCAGGCCGAGCGGGCCAGCCTGTTCCTCGTCCCCCTGGATGAGGTGCGCGGCTGGTGGCGCTACCACCAGCTGTTCGCCGATCTGCTCCGCGGCCGGCTGTCGCGGGAGCAGCCCGAGCGGGTGCTCGAGCTGCACCGGGCCGCGGCCGCCTGGTCGGAGGCGCACGGGCTGGTCGACGACGCCATCCGGCATGCCCTAACCGCCGGCGACGCCACCTGGGCGGCCCGGCTGGTCGAGCGGCACTTCGACGCGTTGCTGCAACGCGCCGAGGGCGCGACGGTCGACCGCTGGGTGGAGGCGCTACCGGCCGAGCTGGTCCGCTCCCGGCCCCGGCTGCTGCTGGCCCAGGCGGTGTGGGCGTTGCTCGTGGGCCGCATACACGACGCCGAGCCCTTGCTGGACCAGGCCGAGGCGGCGCTGGCGGCCGGCGGTGATGAGCCGTACGAGCCCTCGGTCGGCCGGGCGGCCAGCCTGGTGGCCAACCTGCCCGCCTCGATCGCGATTGCGCGCGCGGACCTTGCCCGGCGGCGCGGGGACGCCGAACGCGTCGACGCCTTCGCCCAAGGGGCCTTGACCCATCTCACCAAGAAGGACCGGGCGCTACGCTGGGCGGTCGACCGGTACCTGGCCGTGGCCGCCTGGCAGCGGGGTGAGCTGGCCCAGGCCGAGCGGCTGTTGATCGACCTGGTCGGCGAACACTGGGCGCCCGGCGAGGGCTTCCTGGCCGTGCGGCCCCGCTACGACCTGGGTCAGGTGCAGCGCGCCCGCGGCCGTCTGGGTGCGGCGCTGCGCACCTACCGGCAGGTGCTTGCCGCCGGCGGCGGGACGGGCCGCCCGTTGTCGGCGGCCGGCATGGCCCACGTGGGCATGGCCGGCGTGCTCTTTGAGCGCAGCGAGCTGGACGGCGCACTCGATCACGCCTCCCAGGGCGTCGAGCTGTGCCGGCAGCTCGCCTACACCCAGCCGCTGCTGGCCGGCCTGGCCACGCTGGCCTGGATCCGGCACGCCCGGGGCGACCGGGCCGGCGCCTTGGCGGCGATCGCCGAGGCTGAGCAGATCGAGCCGAGCCCGGAGGTCGTCGACCTGCTCAACCCCGTACCGGCCCTGCGGGCCCGGCTGGCCCTCGCCCATGGTGAGGTCACCGACGCCGCCCACTGGGTCCAGGCGCGCGGCCTGGACGTCGAGGACCAACCCAGCTACCCACGCGAGCACGAGTACCTGGTGCTGGCCCGCGTGCTGGTCGCCCAGGGCGATCCCGAGCGGGCGCTCGGGCTGCTGGAGCGGCTGCGTGCCGAGGCGGCGGCCCAGGGGCGGACCGGCAGCGTCATCGAGGTGCGGACCCTCCAAGCACTGGCGCTGGACGCCAGTGGTGATCAGGCCGGCGCGCTGGACGTGCTGGCCGAAGCGGTCGCGCTCGGCGCGCCCGAGGGCTACCTGCGGGTGTTCATCGACGAGGGCCCCCCGATGGCCGCCCTGTTCCGAGAACTGCTGGCACGCCGGCGCCGGGCGCGGCCGGCGACCGTCGCCGCACCACGCGACCATCTCGCCCGCCTGGTGGAGGCCTTCGAGCAGGCCGACCTGCCCATCCGCCCACCCGCCAGCCACGGCCGCGTGGTGGCGCCGGGGATGGTCGAGCCGCTGACCGCCCGCGAGCTGGAGGTGCTGCGGCTGCTGGCCGCCGGCAAGTCCAACCAGGCGATCGCCAGGCAGCTGGTGGTGACCCTGGACACCGTCAAGAGCCACGTCGGCCACATCCTCGCCAAGCTGGGCGCGGCCAACCGCACCGAGGCGGTCGCTCGGGCGCGGGACCTCGGGTTGCTGGGCTGA
- a CDS encoding CPBP family intramembrane glutamic endopeptidase — translation MATSAASPRSPLRFCLLVFALSLPFWLAGAIAERRGFQPGFPMNLPVSSLMAVCPLVAGVVLVHRAEGSAGVRRLVRRVLDHRRVGRRRWYVAIVLLNPVILVGSYEVMRLLGRPLPDPHVSLLAAPLLLLVFLPPAVGEEAGWMGYAADPLQDRWGALKASLLLGTVGALWHVVPLVQAHHGAAWIAWKCLETLAARVLIVWLYNNTGESLFAAVLFHALSNVGVALFPNGGSHYDPAVAGVLTAIAAGTVAFLWGARTLARFRPSLAGEKEQGTSPIRMCHGSGG, via the coding sequence TCTGGCTGGCCGGGGCCATCGCCGAGCGGCGAGGGTTCCAGCCGGGGTTCCCCATGAACCTTCCGGTGAGCTCGCTGATGGCCGTCTGCCCGCTGGTGGCGGGCGTGGTCCTGGTCCACCGGGCCGAGGGGTCTGCCGGGGTCAGGCGGCTGGTGCGGCGCGTGCTGGACCACCGGCGGGTCGGGCGCAGGCGCTGGTATGTCGCCATCGTCCTCCTGAACCCGGTCATCCTGGTGGGGTCCTATGAGGTGATGCGCCTGCTGGGGCGGCCGCTGCCCGACCCGCACGTCTCGCTGCTGGCGGCGCCGCTCCTGCTGCTGGTGTTCCTGCCTCCGGCCGTCGGGGAGGAGGCAGGCTGGATGGGCTATGCCGCCGATCCGTTGCAGGACCGCTGGGGCGCCCTCAAGGCCAGCCTCCTACTGGGGACGGTGGGGGCGCTGTGGCATGTCGTGCCGTTGGTCCAGGCGCACCATGGTGCGGCCTGGATCGCCTGGAAGTGCCTGGAGACCCTGGCGGCGCGGGTCCTCATCGTGTGGCTCTACAACAACACCGGCGAGAGCCTGTTCGCGGCGGTCCTGTTCCATGCCCTGAGCAACGTCGGCGTGGCGCTGTTCCCGAACGGCGGCTCGCACTATGACCCGGCGGTCGCCGGGGTGCTCACCGCCATCGCGGCCGGCACCGTGGCGTTCCTGTGGGGCGCCAGGACGCTGGCCCGGTTCCGGCCGAGCCTCGCCGGTGAGAAGGAGCAGGGAACCTCGCCGATCAGGATGTGTCATGGAAGCGGCGGATGA